Proteins encoded within one genomic window of Callithrix jacchus isolate 240 chromosome 11, calJac240_pri, whole genome shotgun sequence:
- the LOC100407817 gene encoding vasodilator-stimulated phosphoprotein translates to MSETVICSSRATVMVYDDGNKRWVPARMGPQAFSHVQIYHNPTANSFCVVGRKMQPDQQVVINCAIVQGVKYNQATPNFHQWRDARRVWGLNFSSKEDAAQFAAGMASALEALEGGGSPPPPAPPAWSVLKGPSPEEVEQQKRPQPGPTEHVERRVSNAGGPPAPPAGGPHPPPGPPPPPGPPLPPGLPPSGVPAAAHGAGGGPPPAPPLPAAQGPSGGGTGAPGLAAAIAGAKLRKVSKQEESSAGPVAPKAESGRSGGGGLMEEMNAMLARRRKATQVGEKTPKDESANQEEPEARVLAQSESVWRPWEKNSTTLPRMKLSSSVTTSETHPYTPSSGDDSDLERVKQELLEEVKKELQKVKEEIIEAFVQELRKRGSP, encoded by the coding sequence ATGAGTGAGACGGTCATCTGTTCCAGCCGGGCCACTGTGATGGTTTATGATGACGGCAACAAGCGATGGGTCCCTGCTCGCATGGGTCCTCAGGCCTTCAGCCACGTCCAGATCTACCACAACCCCACAGCCAATTCCTTCTGCGTGGTGGGTCGGAAGATGCAGCCTGACCAGCAGGTGGTCATCAACTGTGCCATCGTCCAGGGCGTCAAGTATAATCAAGCCACCCCTAATTTCCATCAGTGGCGCGATGCCCGCCGGGTCTGGGGCCTCAACTTCAGCAGCAAGGAGGATGCCGCCCAGTTTGCTGCGGGCATGGCCAGTGCCCTAGAGGCGTTGGAAGGAGGTGGGTCCCCTCCACCGCCAGCACCTCCTGCCTGGTCGGTCCTCAAGGGCCCCTCCCCGGAGGAGGTGGAGCAGCAGAAAAGGCCCCAGCCCGGCCCGACGGAGCATGTAGAGCGCCGTGTCTCCAATGCAGGAGGCCCACCTGCTCCCCCTGCTGGGGGTCCACACCCACCACCAGGACCTCCCCCTCCTCCAGGTCCTCCCCTACCCCCAGGTTTGCCTCCCTCGGGGGTCCCAGCTGCAGCACACGGAGCTGGGGGAGGACCACCCCCTGCACCCCCTCTCCCAGCAGCACAGGGCCCCAGTGGTGGGGGGACTGGGGCCCCAGGCCTGGCTGCAGCTATTGCTGGAGCCAAACTCAGGAAAGTCAGCAAGCAGGAGGAATCCTCAGCAGGGCCCGTAGCCCCCAAAGCTGAGAGCGGTCGAAGCGGAGGTGGGGGACTCATGGAAGAGATGAACGCCATGCTGGCCCGGAGAAGGAAAGCCACACAGGTTGGGGAGAAAACTCCCAAGGATGAATCTGCCAATCAGGAGGAGCCAGAGGCCAGAGTCCTAGCCCAGAGTGAATCTGTGTGGAGACCCTGGGAGAAGAACAGCACAACCTTGCCAAGGATGAAGTTGTCTTCTTCGGTCACCACTTCTGAGACCCACCCCTACACGCCCAGCTCCGGCGATGACTCGGACCTAGAGAGGGTGAAACAGGAGCTTCTGGAAGAGGTGAAGAAGGAATTGCAGAAAGTGAAAGAGGAAATCATTGAAGCCTTTGTCCAGGAGCTGAGGAAGCGGGGTTCTCCCTGA